The genomic interval GCAACTCCCAACTCCTCAGGCGTACATCCCCCGCAGCTTGTGCACGGCCGCCACCCGGTCGATGGCGAGCGTGTAGGCGGCGATGCGCATGTTCACGTTGTAGCGCTTGGAGACCTCGAGCACGTGGTTGAAGCTCCGCACCATGATCTCCTCGAGGCGCTGGTTGACCGTCTCCTCGGTCCAGAAGTAGCCGTCGCGGTCCTGCACCCACTCGAAGTAGCTCACCGTGACGCCGCCCGCGTTGGCGAGGATGTCGGGGACGACGAATACGCCCTTCTTGTCGAGGATCTCGTCGGCGCCGGCCGCCGTCGGCCCGTTGGCGCCCTCGATGATCACCTTGGCCTGGATCTTGGAGGCGTTGCGCGCCGTGATCACGTTCTCGAGCGCGGCCGGCAGCAGCACGTCGCACGGGAGGGTGAGGAAGTCCTCGCTGGCCGCGGCCTCGGCCTTGGGGTAGCCGGTCACGTACTTGTGTTTCTCCCGCCACGCAATCACGTCCTTGACGTCGAGGCCCTTGGCGTTGTACAGGCCGCCCGACACGTCGCTCACCGCCACCACCGTCGCGCCGTTGTCCTGCAGCAGCTCGGCGGCGATCGACCCGACGTTGCCGAAGCCCTGCACCACGACCTTGGCGCCCTTGAGCGGCTGGCCGAGATGCTTCAAGGCCTCGCGCGTCACCCACATGCAGCCGCGCCCCGTCGCCTCGCGCCGGCCGGCGGAGCCGCCCATCTCGAGCGGCTTGCCCGTCACCACCGACGTCACGGTGTGCCGCTTGTGCATCGAGTAGGTGTCCATGATCCAGGCCATCACCCGCTCGTTGGTGTTCACGTCGGGCGCGGGCACGTCGGAGTCGGGCCCCAGAACGTCGATGATGGCCGACGTGTAGCGGCGCGTCAGCCGCTCCAGCTCGCCCATGGACATCGTGAGCGGATCGCAGATCACGCCGCCCTTGGAGCCGCCGAACGGGATGTTGACCACCGCGCACTTCCAGGTCATCCACGCGGCCAGGGCGCGCACCTCGTCCAGGGTGACGCCGAGGTCGAAGCGGATCCC from Gemmatimonadales bacterium carries:
- a CDS encoding Glu/Leu/Phe/Val dehydrogenase, which produces MTDTKQIILPDKDRFLAEENPFEAMMSRFDIAAKLLKLDAGLYKVLRNPQMQIIVSLPIQLDSGETEVYTGYRVLYNTSRGPGKGGIRFDLGVTLDEVRALAAWMTWKCAVVNIPFGGSKGGVICDPLTMSMGELERLTRRYTSAIIDVLGPDSDVPAPDVNTNERVMAWIMDTYSMHKRHTVTSVVTGKPLEMGGSAGRREATGRGCMWVTREALKHLGQPLKGAKVVVQGFGNVGSIAAELLQDNGATVVAVSDVSGGLYNAKGLDVKDVIAWREKHKYVTGYPKAEAAASEDFLTLPCDVLLPAALENVITARNASKIQAKVIIEGANGPTAAGADEILDKKGVFVVPDILANAGGVTVSYFEWVQDRDGYFWTEETVNQRLEEIMVRSFNHVLEVSKRYNVNMRIAAYTLAIDRVAAVHKLRGMYA